CCCTTCGCCGCTGATTTCCGACACCTACATCCGACACTCGGTGGCTTCCAATCACTAGTCTATATGTGACCGTCCTCGATAGGTGGTGTGTATGGACGACGGCTCCGGTCACGAAAATGGATCTCTGGAGGATTTCTGGGCGACGGAGGACCCGATCTTTAGCCGCAAGGAACTTCTCGATATCGACCTCGTTCCGAACGAGGACCGGATCATCGGCCGGGACAGCGAAATTCAGAACGTCGCCTCGAGCATTCATCCCGCAGTGAAGGGCCAATCGCCGCGAAACACGCTTATCTACGGGAAAACGGGGACAGGAAAGTCGCTCGTCGCGAAACACGTCACCAGGAGCGCCCAACAGTATTCGGTCGAAAACGGGACCGAGATGGGGCGAGCGTACATCGATTGCACCCAGACGAAGACCGAGACTCGCGTCGTGATCAATCTAGCACAGGAACTGAACGATCCCGAAGAGACCGGCATTAGTATCCCCGTCACCGGACTCTCGACCGACGTCTACTACGAACGCTTCTGGTCGATCCTGGATCAGCTCTACGACGTCGCGATTATCATCCTCGACGAGATCGACAAGCTCCAGGACAACGAGATTCTCATGCAGCTGTCGCGAGCGGGGGAAGCCGGGAAGTTGGACGCCTGTAAGGTAGGGATCATCGCGATCAGTAACAAGATCTCCTTCAAGGAATCGCTCGACGAACGGATTCTCAGCAGTCTCCAGGACCGGGAATTCGTCTTCCCGCCGTACGACGCGAACCAGCTCCGCGAAATCATGTACAACCGGGAGGACGCCTTCAGAGAGGGCGTCCTCTCAGACGACGTCATCCCGCTTTCCGCCGCCTTCGCCGCACAGGAACACGGCGATGCGAGAAAGGCGTTGGACATTCTCCGAAACGCCGGCGAACTGGCGAAGGACGAAGACACCGACGAGGTGACCGAGATCCACGTCCGAAACGCTCGAGAGAAGGCCGATATCGATCGCTTCTCGCAACTCCTCGAGGGACAGCCGACACAGATCAAGGCGTCCGTGTACGCGTTGTCGATACTCGCGGACCGACACAGTGATCGAGAGGAGTTTGCGACCCGCGAAGTATACGAGATGTACAAGTCCATCACCTCGGACAGCGCCCTCGGGATCGAGACGCTCTCGCAGCGCCGAATGAGTGATAAACTCGACGAGCAGGTGTTCCTCGACATTCTCGGACGGACCGAACGAGTCGGCCGCGGATACAGTAGCGGTGTGACTAATTATTACTACCTGCTGGAGGATCCGTCCGTCGTTCAGGCCGTTATCCACAACGACGATCGCTTCTCCGAACTCGAGCAGCAATAGAAACTCGAGCAGCAATAGAAGTAGGTGTCCGATCGGAATTCACTCGACACCTGGGGTCTCGAGTCCGCCGTATACTCGACGTTCGACTCTCCGTGTACTCACCGCTCGACTCTCGGGACCTGATTTCACTCGACACGTGGGGTGTGCGGCAAGTCGGTCCGCGCGGACCGCTGTTCAACGAACGTGTCTCGATACCACATTTCACTCGACACCTGGGGTGGGAGAATTCGAAAATTCCGATGATAGCGTCTCTAGCTCGAGATATAGGGTTATTACACTCGACACCTGGGGTTACTGATTACACTCGACACTTCGGGTTACTGATTACACTCGACACTTCGGGTAGTGACTTCTCCGCGAGCTCGACTTCTCGAATCATGGGATTGCATTTCATTCGACACCTGGGGTGACTACTTCCGATAATTTCACTCGACGCCTGGGGTAGTGGGTTTTACGCACACTCGAGACTCGAGCCCTGAGTCCGACGGAGACGCGATACCCAGAATCTCGAAATCGATTTCACTCGACACTCGGGGTGTCAGATTCCTAAGTGTGTGATAGAAATCCGTTCCACTGCGAAATCGCCCTCGTTTCACTCGACACCTGGGGTGGTGGTACCGCACTGATTTCACTCGACATATGGGGTCGTAGTCCACGACCGGTTTCACTCGACACATGGGGTGGCAGTCCGTGACCGATTTCATTCGACACCTGGGGTGGTAGTCTCGCACTGATTTCACTCGACACCCGGGGTAATAGTCCATGACCGAGACTCGGCTACGAGTCAGGTCATTCGGCGACTGGTCGCCCGTGGATTCGGCGGTCACGCTCGAACGGCTGTTCGCCTCGCTATCGTATTTCATTCGACAGCCGGGGTGTCGAGTTTCGGAGTGGTGACGAGCACTGTTTCTCGCCGTGGAGATATCGGCTGATTTCGATCGATACTCCGGCTGTGAAGGCATAACGGCCGGACATCGTCGATCTCTCGATAGGACGTTTCCGATGAGACGACCGCGTTCGGACGCGACGACTGTCGCTCGTCCGTTCAGTTGATCAGCGAGTACCCCGCCCCGAATGTCGAAGTCGAAGGTTTGTTCGACTCGTTCGAGCGAGTCGCGAATCACGGTGGTCATAACGGGCAGGTGACGGACCCGATCGGGGCCAGTCTCGGCTTCCAGCGTTGCCTCAGGGACCGTTTCAGCCGCTCGACGAGCGGGAGCGACTCGCAGACAATCCTGTCTTCGGCGACGAGTTCCAGACTCGTTCCAACTTGTTGACCCCAAATATTCCGTCCGGCTTCGATCGTCGGATCAGCGAATCCATTCGGCGCACTGAGTCGAGAGTCGGGGACCTCCTCGTATCTCCGATGATACTGATCGTTCGCTTCAACGTCGGTTACTACGGGCGGACGCGCCGCGGTACGGGCGGCGTCGTCGACGAGCGCGACGTCCGGGACCTCGATCCCGCGCTGGCCGTCGTCGGTGTCGTCCTCCGTTGATCGATGGTTGGACTCTACGGCTGGTATGCGGTAAGCGACGCCACCGTTCCGCGGGAGATCGACGGTTTCGCCGCCGTCGGCATCGTCACGGTCTTGTTCGTCCTCGGTGCGACCGAGATTCGTCAGCGTATTTGACGTTCGAGCCCGATACTCGACCGAGCGATGGACAACGAACTCCGGGAACGGCGCGAGGAACACGGCCTCACCCAGCAGGAACTGGCCGACGAAGTCGGCGTGAGTCGCTAGACGATTTACGCGATCGAAAACTCGAAGTACGATCCGTCGCTGACGTTAGCGTTCAAGTTCGCCCGGTGTTTCGACTGTACCGTTGAGGAACTCTTCCATGCGAAGCTAGACGATTGACGGCACCTCGAATCACGAAAACCGTCTTCGTTCGGTCACCGTCCGACCAGATCCTCGTAGCGCGCGCCGGTCTGCTTCAGCGTCTCGGTCGAGTAGAGGCGCTCGTGCTCGACGGGGAGGTACTCCGCGGCCAGTTCGTCGACCTTCGCGTCGACGGCGTCCGAATCGCGGCCGTGGATCATCGTGAACAGGTTGTACGGCCACTCCCACTCGGGCCGACGGGGTCGGTGATAGCAGAGCGTGACGTACGGCAGCCCGCCTGCGCGTTCGCCCCACTCGTCGAGTCGGTCGTCCGGAACGTCCCAGACGACCATGCAGTTCGCGTTGAACCCCGTGATGACGTGGTTGATCACGCAGCCGATCCGCTTGATACAGCCCGTCGAGACGAGCCGTTCGACGCCCTCGAGCACGTCTTCGACGGCGTATCCGATCTCGGCGGCGATGTCGCGGTACGGCGTCGCCGACAGCGGGAACCCGTCCTGGATCGCGAGCAGCAGTTCGGCCTCGAGCGCGGAGAGGTCGCCCGTCGCTTCCTCGCTGATCCGCGTCGCGGAGGAGTCCAGTCGCTCCTCGAGCGATTCTCGCGCGAAGCGATCGCCGTTGACGACGGGGAACTCGAGGTCGATGTAGTAGTCGGTCAGCATCGGCAGGTTGAGCACGGGACAGCCCGTACGCGCCTCGATCTCCGCGAGGATCTCGTCGCGTCGGGCCCGCGAGCCGGCGGTGACGACGAACCACATGTTCCACTCGTGGTCGCGGGCGTAGTTGTGGTTGACCTGCCGGTACTCGTTGATGACGGCCGCGATCTCGTCGAACCGATCCGCGGGCGCCTGCACGGCGGCGAGGGTCGACGAGCCGATTACCGGCGGGTTGAGAACGGCGCCGAACCGCCGGGCGATCCCCGATTCGTGAAGGCGCGT
Above is a genomic segment from Haloterrigena salifodinae containing:
- a CDS encoding Cdc6/Cdc18 family protein, coding for MDDGSGHENGSLEDFWATEDPIFSRKELLDIDLVPNEDRIIGRDSEIQNVASSIHPAVKGQSPRNTLIYGKTGTGKSLVAKHVTRSAQQYSVENGTEMGRAYIDCTQTKTETRVVINLAQELNDPEETGISIPVTGLSTDVYYERFWSILDQLYDVAIIILDEIDKLQDNEILMQLSRAGEAGKLDACKVGIIAISNKISFKESLDERILSSLQDREFVFPPYDANQLREIMYNREDAFREGVLSDDVIPLSAAFAAQEHGDARKALDILRNAGELAKDEDTDEVTEIHVRNAREKADIDRFSQLLEGQPTQIKASVYALSILADRHSDREEFATREVYEMYKSITSDSALGIETLSQRRMSDKLDEQVFLDILGRTERVGRGYSSGVTNYYYLLEDPSVVQAVIHNDDRFSELEQQ
- the ahbB gene encoding siroheme decarboxylase subunit beta, which translates into the protein MSTLSGDWREGIDDVDAAIIDGYQSGVPVEERPFRSIGAALGIAEDETLERVTRLHESGIARRFGAVLNPPVIGSSTLAAVQAPADRFDEIAAVINEYRQVNHNYARDHEWNMWFVVTAGSRARRDEILAEIEARTGCPVLNLPMLTDYYIDLEFPVVNGDRFARESLEERLDSSATRISEEATGDLSALEAELLLAIQDGFPLSATPYRDIAAEIGYAVEDVLEGVERLVSTGCIKRIGCVINHVITGFNANCMVVWDVPDDRLDEWGERAGGLPYVTLCYHRPRRPEWEWPYNLFTMIHGRDSDAVDAKVDELAAEYLPVEHERLYSTETLKQTGARYEDLVGR